The DNA sequence GGATTGTGACCTACAGTAACCTCAGTAAGCTTTATGCAGCACTACCTGCAGCATTGCtataagtgagtgtgtgtctgcattgcTCCCAACTGGACAAACGAGGACCTGCATCATGCAATGTGCATTACTTTGCTCCGGCTTTAATCTTCGTGTCAGGATCCAAGAGCGCATGAACTGGTAGGATAGCCATACTTTCCTGCTACTTTGTTTAACATACAAATAATAATTACTTctgtggatttttaaaaaattctggTAAAGCCCTGCACTGTTAGTTTAGATTTAATGTATgtttacttttaacttttaaaattgattttagAGGTGTTGTGtggttacagtttttttttgtgccaatTTCATATGCCCATAATTTGCTCAAGCTCAGTATGTAGTTATTGTAATTGTGCTGTAATTTTGGCAAACTAGTCATTATTACAGCTCTTAAATGCCTCTTATAAGCCACCTACATATGCAAACAACCACCTTTTGTATAACCATATTACCAAATGAGATTGTTCTTGTACAggacaaaaagttttttttttgtttttttttgtgcaagtccatttgtgtttttatgtgtgggtgtgtttgtgttggtggtgGAAAAAGTCGTGCAAAATGTAGGGACGTTAAGTGCAGCTCTTgatgaataatgtatttttttttttgttaatcgCCTGTTCTCACAGCAACAAAAATCATACTGAGAAGACTGTTCCATTCTGGTAGATTCAGAGGGGTGACATGGGAGGGAATGGGGAAAACCCCTTGTGTTTATCCTGAGTTTTTCGGCCACCTCTTCAGGCTGGTGGTTGGCACAGTCCAAACATTATTGGCCTAGATCAGGCTTCACAGGAGTATATCAGCAAATTAGAATAAGAGAGGAGAGTCAGGTAAAACAGAAGATCCAGACTAATGTTGCTCCctgcatctctttctctctctgtctctctctctctctctgtctctctctctctctctctctctgtcataaTGTACAGTAGGCTGCTTTGCTCGCCCACCCATTTGGTACTTTAGTGGTTTATCACACAAGCGGCTCCAGACAGccctcgtctctctctcggtctctgtctcactctctctctaaTGCATACATGCATGGACACCTCGTTTTTatccctctctcgctctgtttctttcatgcaaacacacacagtcacaattGCTTGCTCAGTAATGGATCCTGGACATAAAGATGGACAAGATGAAAAGGTTTCACATATCAGGGTGTGTGGTCTGTTCATATATGTAAAGCAAGAGTGGAgtgcatgtacgtgtgtgtctttgagtcCATGTGTGTGCCTGCGGAAGATCTGACTGAAAGCAGTCCTGTTTCGCTCTGCCGAGGAATTACAAGGCTCATCCTTTTGGTTCCGTCTGTGTCTTCTGCTTCATGGAGCAGCTGGTGTCTGCCTCTCTTCTGGCGGCAAAGGAGTGAAtgagtttttcctcttcctcctttccctGATTTACAGCTACTTTCTTTGACTTGATGAGCTAAGCTGAGCCTGTATGGCTTTTCCTCTCCACCACATCCTCTTCCCTTTTGTTCCTCAGTGAGGTGTGTCCAGGGGAAACGGGAATACTGGACTTAAGCCTCTGAACTGTCAGAACAGTAGGAGTGTTGGGGGAACATCTTGGCCATGTTGGGGCCAGCAAACCGTCGGAACTGCAGCAGTGTCCTGCTCTGCCTTGGGTGTTGGAATGGCCGAATGGTGGGCTTATTGCATGTTGGCATGCTGATTATTTACCCTCACTCATCATTGAAGCCTGTTGTTAGCATGCCAGTGTTGTGGCATGAGTGATTAACAAACATAACCCATTTGTGCTTTCGTCATATGgttatgaataataaatggtTATGGTTATTTTCAGTTTGCATGTATGCAGTTTTTTACATTAGTAGCACTGATTGGCTAGTTTGTGTTTGAGCTCTGCTTCATGTGagttattgtgagaaatcatacactattttttttttttttttttttttagaaattaaGCATGTGCTGCATGGCTGTGTGCTGAGCTAGAAGTGTTTTTATTAAGAGAACATTTCACAAGCAGTAATGGGCTCAGATCTGTTGAACTACTCAGCTCCTAGTTAGTTCAATACACTGCTTTCATTACCATTACAAAGCCGTGGGCACAAGATGCCATTTCATGTGTCTAtgagtgggtgtttgtgtgcacggCTGTGTTCTGCAGCTGGCCAGGTACATGAAGATGGCAGTCTCTGAAGATATCACAGATTGgttttcatatttgttcagTGCTTTACTTTGGCTCGTGGTCTCTGCCCAAACTATCAATACAGTACCAAtgctttcagcagcagcagcctgtgcaGTATATCTGTCTAATTCCAACAATTAAGCTTCTGAAAATCAGATCTTTTAGTCGTAGTTTTGCAAGAACAGCTTGTAGTCCGTAGcactttttgtttaatgtttgttaaaatgtgttgctaAGCAGCTGcctttgtttactgtttgaaATGTAGGCTGTGTTAAAAGGTCAGCATAAAGCAAACCTTGATGAAGTTCATGTTTGTAGTGTTGTTTTAAGGATTGGATTTGTTGTAGATTATATGACAGTCAGGGTGATAAAGTTTATGTCAGACTGTTGTATAAGCACATTAAGAAATACGATCCCTGTTGTGCTGTCGGTATCGAGGCATTAATGTTTGTCGAGCACTCCTGGGTGACACAATGCAGCTGAAAACTTTGgacacttcagtgtgtttgaacTGCCAATATATTCATGTATAGCCAGTTTTACAATCTAACTTAGCAGCACTCCCATCAGTTTTCTCTGGACTGTTATGCAATTCAACCACAGAGTATTTTTAATAACAACGCAGCCTTGATTTTATCAtgttcaattatttttttacaccagGTCAGTTCATTTTTAAAGCTAGTGTTTGCTTTTTACATTACTGAAATGTAAACGTTAAAGGACAATCATGATGGTATTTAGTCCATGCCCCATCATTTCCCAAATGTTTATAAATTATGACTGCAATTCATACATCATCTAATAGTTGACAATACTAGTTGGTTTTATATGACTGGTAGAGTAAATGTCCCAGTGATCAACCAAATCTATATAACATCTTCTTTTGAACTATGTAAATGCTTGTATTTATCACCTTAATCTTAATATTATAGTAATCAGAAAATTGTATGAATATAACATACTGTACTATTGAACAGCAAACATTGAGGCTTTATTTTCTGCTTGGTCTGGCTTGGTCTTCAACAGTCTACCACTCGGCTCATTATATGTTCATCAGTATTCAGAGTCAGTTTTACCGGTCTGTTAATCTGTTGTTAGGTATTATAGATTCTCCAGCAGAGGAATGTATGTTTGCTCTCTCTTGAGTttgtcacctgacttcctcttcAGATGGCTCACTGTTCTTAAGAAATACCTCTGCATGCCAATTAGCAAACAGGAGTATattgaatatttgaaaatgttcttgtaTTAATCAGTAGGAACATTGCACAAGTAGTTCATGATTAAGCCTCAGCAAATAAATTTAGACTCATAAAACATACCACAAGTATGTTAGGTTCCTGATTCATACCATGAAGAATTTCAGACCTTACCCTAGCACATTATCTCATCTCTACTGTTTCTATGGGCTGAGTAAAGCTTTAAATTTAAGTTTAAGTATGGGTTGTGAATTTGCCATCTCTCGCTTTCTCTTATGTGTATGTGGATAACAGTCAATAGCTGCATGTGgaacaaacatgaatattttgCTTTGGTGGAGCTGGCTGGTGCAATATAATTCTGTCACTCTGCTGAATTGGCAGTCCCAGGCATCGCCCAGTCATAAGTTGGCCGATTAATGGAACAAATGCAGTCACTGCCACTCCCTCATGGCTGTTCACACAGTAGATCTGTTTTGTAACGtgtgacacaacacacacagtatgtccCAAAAAAGTATGTGCATGATTTTTCTCCAGAAAGAGAATCCCAGAATGGACAGATCCAGGCTCGATTGCCAGTGtaatttattttcactgtttgtcAAGCACTTAGTATCAGGCCTACTGGCTGGGCTGAGGCTTGTGTCTATTTGTTAGCCGCAGTCCCTTTCAACAGACTGTTTGTCTATGTAGGTGTAGGTTGTGCTCTGGTTGAGTTCAGCATTACTCAGTGCTGCTGACTGCTAGAATtgatctccctctctctgtttctgtctagTTTTTATGAGCTACAGACTTTCTTATTATATTGCAGActgtttaatgtattttgttcaCACACTGATCTTCTATTCCCTCCTCCTTGCTTCTCCTTTCCCCATGAATCCTCCATTTTCCTCCCGTCTTATCATCAATATCATACCCCTCCTCCATACATTGTCTCTCCTTTCCTCTATGTCCTGTGTTACAGGCTGAGTCTGGTTATGGTTCAGAAACCAGCCTCAGGCGTCATGGTTCAATGTTGTCACTCACCTCTGCAGCCAGTGCCTTGTCCGCCGCATCCACATCCTCTTTTaaggtaaaaggaaaaaaaaaattgccagaAAGATGTTAGGCTGTAGCAGATAATGCTAAGTTCTCAGTCCCTTGCTAGATCTGCTGTAATTACTTTTGTAACTTGTATGAATGCCAAGTGTTATGCATTTAGTTTTGCTTACAACTTTGCCATTGTGTTAAAGTAATATAACTGAAATGAATCTTTCCCCTGACAGCCTCTGActgcatctctttctctctgctcagaaGGGGCACAGGTTGCGTGAGAAGCTAGCAGAAATGGAAACCTTCAGGGACATTCTGTGCCGGCAAGTGGACACCCTGCAGAAATACTTTGACTCCTGTGCCGATGTCTCCAAAGATGAgtttcagagagacagaggtaaGCTGTGGCATGGATATCTCTGTATAATGTCAGTGATTTAGTTTAACCATGGTCAATTTGTATTAAATTGCTAATCGTACAAAAATCTGATATACTTAGTGTAGTGTGGACATGGCAAGGTGGATTAGCCTTGATGTTTACTGGCAAGGGAAATAATGTACAGATCAGAAGCTTCATTCAGTATGAGAGTTGAAGGACAGTGGTTGGTAAGACTCAAtgagaaagggaagaaaatcaATATCTACTTTCAGGGCACTTTGTGGGTTGTTTAATCTCGGAGGCAGAGCTTTTCTATAGTCCTCAAAATCATGTGCATGCAGTTTCATCTAATGGGTTTTTTGTATAGTAGTGATGTGTTATTGCACCATCAGgaatttttaaataaagcaaaagtTGTAACTGGCTCCAGTAACTTAAGTTTGCTACTTCTGTTGAATATGGTTGAGATTGTTGAACTACACTGTTACGGTTATGCTGTTTGTTAGCGGTGAGGGTACAGTGCAGTTAAATAACAATTATCATTACATCAAAACTTTCGATTTATATATGATTGTATTTGCACTGTGTGGTTACTTACTGTCTATGAAACATATGCTGTGTTAAAATTATTTATACTGATCCATTATTGATGTAAACAGATtagtttatattattatctttGCTCATGTTCAGCCATCCTCATCAAAACTCAAGAAGTAGCCTAGCTTGGAACTCACATCTCACATTATTGCAGGTCATCAAACAGTTGACAGTGAGGTTTAAATCTCTTAATGACATTTCTGCATCTCCATCACAAGAATCACAATGTTTCTAAGAATCAATATTAAAAAATCTGTGTTGCATTTGAAGGTTTGGGTATTAATGCCATGTTATAATGTGGTTAATAAGATGAATAACAGATAAATCATGACCAATAATGCTGTGGTTTTCTTTCCAGTAGTAGAGGAGGACGAAGATGACTTTCCTGCCACTACAAAACCAGATGGTGAATATaatcacaacaacaatggcagcaaAGAGAAATGTGAGTTTACACGTAGGTGCTGTCACACATTCTTTGCTTCCTTTTGAAAAGAactataaaaatacattttggttgCTTGGCCTTGTAATGACTGATTCAACTTACATGTGAAAAGCTCAAATGTCAATTTTTAAGTAATGGGTCATTTCCTTTTCTCTATCTGTGCCAGTGTTTTCCCCTGCCAGTCCCAAGGGTATGAACGGGATAGATTTCAAGGGTGAGGCCATCACCTTCAAGGCCACCACAGCAGGCATCCTCTCCACCTTGTCCCACTGCATCGAACTCATGATGAAAAGAGAGGACAGCTGGCAGAAGAGACTGGACAAGGTATATTTTCACACTCTAATAAAACAcagtaattaaaataaatgtcactCACATTGTCTGAAGTGGCATGTGAATTATAAGCACTTGTCAGCAACTACTGCTGTGTGGCTGTCTCACAGGCTGAGGAGCTAATTTTCGCCTTCAGTTGTCTTTAATGAGTCGGTTATCATGAccaaatgttctgtgtttttttggctcTGTCCTTCAGATGATTTGGTTGTAATTTAACATCCTCCGACCAAATGTCATAATCGCTGTATTTGAAAACAGGCAGGTATGTTAATATTGAAGTTGATCaaaaaattacaattaaaagcTACAGGGATTGTAATTGAGTGGCTATACAGTGATTTAAAGGAATTGTctctgaatttgctttacatgTAAAAGACACAAGCTGTAGCTGTCTGAATTGAACAGGTTAGACAAGCCAAGACTCCTAAGGATGTAGCCATGTAGATGTGTTGATCCATAAACCTTTGGCTTTATCTTGTAAAGAAGTTTGtagcttttttgttgttttggtagGTGCTCtcaatagatttttttgtggGTAACTTTAAGGTGCCTGAAGCGATACGTTTCGCAATGTGGCTGTCTGTTCAACTGCCAGTTGTCACTGTATGGCAACACGGTGTTGGTGCTTAGCCAGGGAGAGAACGGGGTAAACAGTTACATTTCATTGTCCACATTACTGAAATCACTTGTTTTTATAGGATCTGGCATACAGGTGGTTAATGTTTGTATTATAGGATCTGGCATACAGGTGGTTAATGTTTGTATTATAGGATCTGGCATACAGGTGGTTAATGTTTGTATTAAGCTGTTGCTCAATGAACATATGAATTTAAACATAGTCAGCCTTGTTTACCAGAGGCTCAGCCATGTTTTTTCTTAATGACCTTTAACCATTTAGTTAttccattgtttgttttttaacagcagTTGTAGTTCCCCCTTTCATGGAATTTGCTTAATGTAAAGAGCAGTCTGTGTCTTCAGAGCTCCTCTATGATGATCAGATGTTGTCAAAccagtttcttttttgtctgtgtgcaaaGGCGTGCTTGCCCAACCCAAAAACCTGTTGAAGCCAGGAAGAGCTTTCAGTTCGTTAGGCTGCTTGAGTAAAACTACCTCAGTCTTATCTGTGTTTGGTTATGTGTGTAATGTTTAGCTGCTAATGTTGAGTACGGGAATAGAAGTAGTCACAGAACACACATTCCAAGAGGTAGACTACCTGCTCAGACTCTTACAGAGTGTGAATTAGAAAATGACTGCTCGGACTTCATGGTACAATTTGTGGAGGCCTTCGCTACAAAGGGGGACAGAGCTGCTCAAACACCAGAAACAGAGATGGATACCTCTACAGACCCGCAGCCACCTCTTTAAAGTAGgtatctgtccatctgtctgtctgtcgagTGGTTACAGACAGCTGAAGCGGGATCACCTCCTGTTTATCTTTGTGCTACCTGTCCCCGCCTTCCTTTGCTTTCTGTGCAGTTACTCATTTACGTTTTTAGTATGATTTGTATTTCAGTATACATTCAGCCACAGTTGATTTAATATTCTTGTTTCTCGCATTGCAGTCAGGATAAACTATGAACAGTTTTTTGTGCAGAGTTGTAGATTCAGTTTGTTGTATTTGATTAATTTGCTCTTTCCAAATGATCATGCTGTTtggctgtgtttctgtgcttttaAGTAATAAATGGTGAAAACAGTCAATTTACCACTGGAAGATAATCCACCCTCTTTAGTTCTCTGTTGTATAGCAGCAGTCTGTTTTCTCAAATTCATTTGTGTGAAGTGTGTTTAATGGCGGATGAGACATTCAGTAAAACCTGTTTGAATGTGCTCAAAGCAGAATGATGTGGTTGGTTTGTCCAGTTGTTTGTGACCTGCACCTTTTCTTTGCGACTCTGTCAGTTGAATGCTGATGAATGGAACATTGTCACTGGGGCGGAGTTGCTCTTAAGCATTGAATTcctatttattttcatttaaatgtaatgtaaatgtagcaTATCTCTTTTAAAGTCAACAAAGTTTTTTTGAAATAGCTGTTTCTAATTGCATgctgtcagtgttgtttgtttgttgtttaatgcAGTTGCACTAACAAAACTACactctttctgtgttttcaggagCTAGAGAAGCGAAGGAGGGTAGAGGATGCTTACAAGTCTGCTGTGAATGAATTGAAGAAAAAGTCACACTACGGAGGCCCAGACTACGAGGCAAGATAAAAttattagatcaaataaatgaattagaAATGACTTGTATAATTCTGCCCCTTTCGCAGGGCTGTACTCACAGGACTCTTATATCGGTTCTAACATTTGCTTTCCGCAGGAGGGGCCCAACAGTCTGATCAATGAGGACGAGTTCTTTGATGCGGTGGAAGCTGCACTGGACAGACAGGACAAGATAGAAGAACAGGTTTGATGTCGTTCTGCTGGCTCAGTTAAAATGGCCtgttaagtttgtttgtgtgtataaaaaCAATTATAGATTTCATCTAAAAGGCACATTGACTATCTTGTTCCTCCCTACCTCACCTTTCTCtgactttttatctctctctttgcaacacatttaaacaaaccaAAGTGAATAAAAGCACAGTTAGATAAATTACACAAAGAGATGTTGCCTTTGTCTATGATatccttttcttctttaacaAACTCCTACTCTTTGTCCCTCAGTGCCAGTCAGAGAAGGTCAGGATACCTCGACTAACCCCCGTTCCTCCTGGAGACGTCTACTCAACCATCGGTACACATCGATTTGCCACCAAGGTGCTCAATagatttcttattttctctttaatgtaCATCTCATTTCCATCCTGCTTGTTTTCTAGCGGCCACTGTTGACTCAGACTTCTCATTCCTGTCTGAATCCTAGTCAGCTGTcatgtgtctttctttcaccTAAACATTTCACTCAGACAATCAGTGGTGCTTGTTGCAATGATTTGAGAGCTTAGCTTCCTCATATGCTACACTTCTTGAGCAGGTTgtgattgctgctgcagtggtgCCTCTTTCCATTTTGGTCCTTATTCCTTTCTTTTCCaatcttccttcctttctgctGTACAGCCCCATAGCcattcttcttccctctcctcgGTTGAGCTATTCAGTGCTTCAGATGACATTCACAGATTCAGCGCTCAGGTACTGTATTTGGTCAACAGTGGGCACCTGTATCTGTACGTGGATGCAAACGCCTACTGCTTTCCTCCGCAGAGCATGAACAGTTAGCATGAGAATGTCTACTAACCAGTCTCTCCAGGATTTCACAAACACTTCCGGTGCTTCAAGAACAATGTTTATAGCAGGTTTCTGCACCAAAATCGGTGTAGTGTTATGTAATGCACTGAAGCAAAAGCCTGAAATTCATcctgaacaaaatgaaattccTTGAGTGACTAACAGATTTTCTTCCGCTTATACCAGTTGTCATCATACCACTGATAAGAATAAAGCTACTCTAATAATGCATGACTGGGCTCTATTGCTTCATTGCCTTCCCCCACATCACCCTGTCTTCCTCAGCATGAGTAGGCATGAATCCAGACAGCACTGTGTTCTTAATGCATTGTTGAGACGTTGAGTAATCACCCCACGCAGGAATATTTATTTGGTTACAGCTCCGTGGCTAAAGGAGAAATTCCTAAGATTTGAGATTCTGTTGCCTTCTCTAATGTCATCGAAACCTCTGTGATGATAAAATTCCATAACAGGTGCCACAGTAGATGTGTTGCTCAGGAAGACTATAATTTATTGAACATGAGCAAAGCATTCCTAATActatgtttctgtctctcaaCAAACAGTGTCCTGTTTTAAAGCTGGTCCTCAAGTAGGCAGATAAAGGACAGAAAAAGACTCTCTGACATAAGAATTTAATCAATACATGTCCGTGtctcaggtggaggagatggtgcaGAATCATATGACGTACTCTCTTCAGGATGTGGGTGGAGATGCCAACTGGCAGCTGGTTATAGAAGAAGGAGAGATGAAGGTGAGCACAGAGGGGAGAAGCTGCTTATGAATCATTTCCCTTGATTGCTAGCTGTGAATATTTAAGTCTCATTTGCCTTTTGTAAGCTACTGTGGTTGATTGATCAGAAGGAGGCAAAATTAGTCAGCTAGTGGGGGTGGAAGACAGGCTTGCAATATTCATACAACAATGGAGAAATAATCATTAGTGCATGATAAAGGTTACCAgtacttttttactttaatgaaGTGTATGAGTTGTCCACCATACACCACTGTCCCTTCTGTGCTTCCAAAAATGAATTGATTTAGCTTTCAAACTGGAAAAATCAGCTCAAGTTATCAGAATTTAAGAGGATCCTTGTTGTGGTGTTTGATTACATTCCTACCACTGGTAcagctttgtttgttctgtcGCGTGCTCTACACTTTTAACAGGTGTACAGGAGAGAAGTAGAGGAGAACGGTATTGTGCTGGATCCTCTCAAAGCTACACATTCTGTGAAGGGGGTGACAGGACACGAGGTCTGCCACTACTTCTGGGACACAGCTGTCCGATTGGACTGGGAGAGTAAGTTCGTTCAATAAAATTTCAGGACTCACCATCATGTCAGCTATTTTCTACTCTGTGTTTATGTCCCAGCCTGACTGAATTATCTCTCCCTCAGCCACAATTGAAAACTTCAACCTGGTGGAAACACTCTCTGATAATGCTGTCATTGTTTACCAGACACACAAGGTAAATTTAcatttgccaacaaaaaaaaaaaaaatttgatcATTAATATTCTGCAGCTGATTTGATTGCCCCTGGTTGTGTTTCAGAGAGTGTGGCCTGCCTCTCAGAGAGATGTGCTCTATCTGTCAGCCATCAGAAAGATCTTGGCAACAAATGAAAACGATCCAGACACATGGCTAGTCTGCAACTTCTCTGTAGACCACGACAATGCCCCTGTAAGTTTACCACTTATACACCTGTCATCATGctttactgacatttttttatttcatcattttagtgacattttattattttatgtatcaGGTCTCCAAGttagattattattatactttGTCTAATTAAGACGTGGACATTTGGATAAAAAAATTATTTGATTCATTACAGCATTAagttacaaatgtattttctaacAAGCTCTGATATAGGGCCCCTTTCAAGGATAAATGGAAGAAAGAAGAGCTTTAGATCCCCTTAACCTCAGTCACACTGTCAGATTAGTTACAGTCAGATTTTTGTTGCAGCTCGAGGGATTGTtcgcatttacatttttgttttactttcagcCCACAAACCGGTG is a window from the Acanthopagrus latus isolate v.2019 chromosome 5, fAcaLat1.1, whole genome shotgun sequence genome containing:
- the LOC119019497 gene encoding ceramide transfer protein-like isoform X4, yielding MHTCMDTSFLSLSRSVSFMQTHTVTIACSVMDPGHKDGQDEKVSHIRAESGYGSETSLRRHGSMLSLTSAASALSAASTSSFKKGHRLREKLAEMETFRDILCRQVDTLQKYFDSCADVSKDEFQRDRVVEEDEDDFPATTKPDGEYNHNNNGSKEKLFSPASPKGMNGIDFKGEAITFKATTAGILSTLSHCIELMMKREDSWQKRLDKELEKRRRVEDAYKSAVNELKKKSHYGGPDYEEGPNSLINEDEFFDAVEAALDRQDKIEEQCQSEKVRIPRLTPVPPGDVYSTIGTHRFATKPHSHSSSLSSVELFSASDDIHRFSAQVEEMVQNHMTYSLQDVGGDANWQLVIEEGEMKVYRREVEENGIVLDPLKATHSVKGVTGHEVCHYFWDTAVRLDWETTIENFNLVETLSDNAVIVYQTHKRVWPASQRDVLYLSAIRKILATNENDPDTWLVCNFSVDHDNAPPTNRCVRAKINVAMICQTLVSPPEGDKEISRDNILCKITYVANVNPGGWAPASVLRAVAKREYPKFLKRFTSYVQDKTSGKSILF
- the LOC119019497 gene encoding ceramide transfer protein-like isoform X1 → MSEKSSSSGSDEDVDPESGQPVELGGILSKWTNYIHGWQDRWVVLKNNTLSYYKSEDEREYGCRGSLCLSKAVITPHEFDECRFDISVNDSVWYLRAEDPEHRLQWIESIELHKAESGYGSETSLRRHGSMLSLTSAASALSAASTSSFKKGHRLREKLAEMETFRDILCRQVDTLQKYFDSCADVSKDEFQRDRVVEEDEDDFPATTKPDGEYNHNNNGSKEKLFSPASPKGMNGIDFKGEAITFKATTAGILSTLSHCIELMMKREDSWQKRLDKELEKRRRVEDAYKSAVNELKKKSHYGGPDYEEGPNSLINEDEFFDAVEAALDRQDKIEEQCQSEKVRIPRLTPVPPGDVYSTIGTHRFATKPHSHSSSLSSVELFSASDDIHRFSAQVEEMVQNHMTYSLQDVGGDANWQLVIEEGEMKVYRREVEENGIVLDPLKATHSVKGVTGHEVCHYFWDTAVRLDWETTIENFNLVETLSDNAVIVYQTHKRVWPASQRDVLYLSAIRKILATNENDPDTWLVCNFSVDHDNAPPTNRCVRAKINVAMICQTLVSPPEGDKEISRDNILCKITYVANVNPGGWAPASVLRAVAKREYPKFLKRFTSYVQDKTSGKSILF
- the LOC119019497 gene encoding ceramide transfer protein-like isoform X2, which produces MSEKSSSSGSDEDVDPESGQPVELGGILSKWTNYIHGWQDRWVVLKNNTLSYYKSEDEREYGCRGSLCLSKAVITPHEFDECRFDISVNDSVWYLRAEDPEHRLQWIESIELHKAESGYGSETSLRRHGSMLSLTSAASALSAASTSSFKKGHRLREKLAEMETFRDILCRQVDTLQKYFDSCADVSKDEFQRDRVEEDEDDFPATTKPDGEYNHNNNGSKEKLFSPASPKGMNGIDFKGEAITFKATTAGILSTLSHCIELMMKREDSWQKRLDKELEKRRRVEDAYKSAVNELKKKSHYGGPDYEEGPNSLINEDEFFDAVEAALDRQDKIEEQCQSEKVRIPRLTPVPPGDVYSTIGTHRFATKPHSHSSSLSSVELFSASDDIHRFSAQVEEMVQNHMTYSLQDVGGDANWQLVIEEGEMKVYRREVEENGIVLDPLKATHSVKGVTGHEVCHYFWDTAVRLDWETTIENFNLVETLSDNAVIVYQTHKRVWPASQRDVLYLSAIRKILATNENDPDTWLVCNFSVDHDNAPPTNRCVRAKINVAMICQTLVSPPEGDKEISRDNILCKITYVANVNPGGWAPASVLRAVAKREYPKFLKRFTSYVQDKTSGKSILF
- the LOC119019497 gene encoding ceramide transfer protein-like isoform X3; protein product: MSEKSSSSGSDEDVDPESGQPVELGGILSKWTNYIHGWQDRWVVLKNNTLSYYKSEDEREYGCRGSLCLSKAVITPHEFDECRFDISVNDSVWYLRAEDPEHRLQWIESIELHKAESGYGSETSLRRHGSMLSLTSAASALSAASTSSFKKGHRLREKLAEMETFRDILCRQVDTLQKYFDSCADVSKDEFQRDRVVEEDEDDFPATTKPDGEYNHNNNGSKEKLFSPASPKGMNGIDFKGEAITFKATTAGILSTLSHCIELMMKREDSWQKRLDKELEKRRRVEDAYKSAVNELKKKSHYGGPDYEEGPNSLINEDEFFDAVEAALDRQDKIEEQCQSEKVRIPRLTPVPPGDVYSTIGTHRFATKVEEMVQNHMTYSLQDVGGDANWQLVIEEGEMKVYRREVEENGIVLDPLKATHSVKGVTGHEVCHYFWDTAVRLDWETTIENFNLVETLSDNAVIVYQTHKRVWPASQRDVLYLSAIRKILATNENDPDTWLVCNFSVDHDNAPPTNRCVRAKINVAMICQTLVSPPEGDKEISRDNILCKITYVANVNPGGWAPASVLRAVAKREYPKFLKRFTSYVQDKTSGKSILF